The following proteins come from a genomic window of Pseudomonadota bacterium:
- the murJ gene encoding murein biosynthesis integral membrane protein MurJ, whose amino-acid sequence MSILKSSLVVSLWTFASRISGFVRDMVIAGKLGTGGAADAFFVALTLPNLLRRLFAEGAFNVSFVPIFSRIHEGDGADASSKFASLIFVILMLSLSLITVLAWMFMPWIIGTIIAPGMKNQPDVMEMTVFLGRITFPYIIFISAASLIGSMCNTIGRFSAYASMPILFNVALISTLVTLPYGGINPALAGAIGLPIAGIMQFGYMAYALKKTPLRLHKPESRTHKELKPFFRRLGPAAMAVGILQLSFIIDMHLASYLGESAISYLNYANRFYQLPLSLIGVAMATVLLPHFSRALKREDWEEIRTTFFNALIFGLMLGSAAMVGLLFLAFDLMGTLFGHGAFGDESVRQSALAMMGYSIGLPAFILSKVTLTAFYASEDTKTPFYISIFILICNVILNLILMQHLAHVGIALATGICGWLNAGVQIYLLRRKKRVPLMPVSTLIPGLAKSVFPAIIMAIFLFGFSIIIPAAESKLIAVIRLFSVITLACGVFVATVFMTKLATPADVRAALSRKRS is encoded by the coding sequence ATGTCGATTTTAAAATCTTCTCTTGTTGTTAGCCTTTGGACTTTTGCTTCACGTATTTCTGGCTTCGTGAGAGATATGGTGATTGCTGGCAAGCTTGGAACAGGCGGTGCCGCAGATGCATTCTTTGTAGCCCTAACCCTTCCAAACCTCCTACGCAGACTGTTTGCTGAAGGCGCCTTTAACGTATCCTTTGTGCCAATCTTTTCACGCATTCATGAAGGGGACGGCGCAGACGCTTCAAGTAAGTTTGCGAGCCTTATTTTTGTTATTCTTATGCTGAGTTTGAGCCTCATTACTGTTCTGGCATGGATGTTTATGCCTTGGATTATCGGAACGATCATTGCTCCTGGCATGAAGAACCAGCCTGATGTTATGGAGATGACGGTCTTCCTTGGGCGCATCACCTTCCCTTACATTATCTTTATTTCTGCAGCCAGCCTGATTGGTAGCATGTGCAACACAATTGGCAGATTTAGCGCGTACGCCTCAATGCCAATTTTATTTAACGTAGCCCTTATTTCTACACTTGTTACTCTTCCTTATGGAGGCATTAATCCAGCACTCGCCGGTGCTATTGGTCTTCCAATTGCTGGAATCATGCAGTTTGGTTACATGGCTTACGCCCTCAAGAAAACCCCACTTAGACTCCATAAGCCTGAGTCACGCACACACAAAGAGCTTAAACCATTCTTTAGACGCCTTGGCCCTGCTGCTATGGCGGTCGGCATTTTACAACTCAGCTTTATCATTGATATGCACCTCGCATCTTACCTTGGCGAAAGTGCAATTTCATACCTTAACTACGCCAATAGATTTTACCAACTTCCACTTTCACTGATTGGTGTCGCTATGGCGACAGTCCTGCTCCCGCACTTTTCACGTGCCCTAAAACGTGAAGACTGGGAGGAAATTAGAACAACATTCTTCAATGCCTTGATCTTCGGGCTTATGCTTGGAAGCGCCGCGATGGTAGGGCTGCTTTTCCTTGCCTTTGACCTTATGGGTACTCTATTTGGACATGGTGCATTTGGTGATGAATCTGTGCGCCAAAGTGCGCTGGCCATGATGGGTTACAGCATTGGTCTCCCCGCTTTTATTCTAAGTAAAGTGACGCTCACTGCGTTTTATGCATCAGAAGATACAAAAACGCCCTTCTACATCAGTATCTTTATCCTGATCTGTAATGTGATTCTCAACCTTATCCTCATGCAACACCTTGCGCATGTTGGTATTGCACTTGCGACTGGTATTTGTGGCTGGCTCAATGCAGGTGTACAGATTTACCTCCTCAGAAGAAAGAAGCGCGTACCACTTATGCCTGTGAGCACACTGATCCCAGGGCTTGCTAAAAGCGTATTCCCAGCAATTATTATGGCTATTTTCCTGTTTGGGTTTTCTATCATCATTCCAGCTGCAGAAAGCAAGCTTATTGCAGTCATTCGACTCTTCAGCGTTATTACGCTAGCTTGCGGTGTATTTGTTGCAACTGTCTTTATGACGAAGCTTGCGACACCTGCTGACGTCCGCGCCGCCCTCTCGAGAAAGCGTTCATAA
- a CDS encoding TrbI/VirB10 family protein: MTDEYEKQQSSENAEGLQLAVQRFNELPPAGKYALIGVGLFFVMVILFRGGGGGSQPAPRVVQSDVSRASVQSLEKANSSQEDLFTTVEAERDSLYRGFVSQQQVALSKLRDDVKTEMDARDSQFLEIQNRVIEQTSKLDEMIRTFEVQIRSMQEDNVEFREQMSRLAEEAQRQGVRQGMGMGGTPERRRQRVSQTPLGSGGVAGGISGQPLIPGIIGGATGGNVRLDRNGNVIGPVPQEIIIDEPNPFLPPLGFIKGTLLNGVDALAGAGVAAPALVRMSGVYKTAMNSTVNLDGCLMLVEFEGEISTERALGKPSQMTCVYPDRGAVTYSVTGYVVDAKDGIVGVPGVFYEGDPSRLAAAFAAEFLAGVASLVEESQVTRTSDLEGNEQTTVTGSQVQAQLASGVNDSIQTLRDYLVERLDRVQSFIRLDSTRDIHIVMLSGIELREAGNPWTLLFDGIALDTATEAAEAAAKQAQAQQASQQNENF; the protein is encoded by the coding sequence ATGACTGATGAATATGAAAAGCAACAGTCTTCAGAAAATGCTGAGGGATTACAGTTAGCTGTTCAGCGATTTAACGAGCTCCCACCTGCTGGTAAGTATGCCCTGATCGGGGTTGGTCTTTTCTTTGTTATGGTTATTTTATTTAGAGGTGGTGGCGGTGGCTCTCAGCCTGCGCCTCGCGTTGTACAATCAGATGTCTCTCGTGCAAGTGTTCAAAGTCTTGAAAAAGCTAATTCATCTCAAGAGGATTTGTTTACAACTGTTGAGGCGGAGCGTGATTCGTTGTATCGAGGGTTTGTGTCTCAGCAACAGGTTGCTTTATCTAAGCTCAGAGATGATGTGAAAACCGAAATGGATGCACGTGATTCCCAGTTTTTAGAAATTCAAAACCGTGTGATTGAGCAAACATCCAAGCTTGATGAGATGATCCGCACATTTGAGGTACAGATTCGCTCTATGCAAGAAGATAATGTTGAGTTTAGAGAGCAGATGAGTCGTCTTGCTGAAGAAGCTCAACGTCAGGGTGTTCGCCAAGGTATGGGTATGGGTGGTACGCCTGAACGTAGAAGGCAGAGAGTTTCTCAAACCCCTTTAGGTAGTGGCGGCGTTGCTGGCGGTATCAGTGGCCAACCGCTTATTCCTGGAATTATTGGTGGTGCAACGGGTGGTAATGTGCGCCTTGATAGAAATGGAAACGTTATTGGTCCTGTCCCTCAAGAAATTATTATTGATGAGCCTAACCCATTTTTACCTCCTCTTGGCTTTATTAAAGGCACGCTTCTTAACGGTGTAGACGCCCTTGCAGGGGCGGGGGTTGCAGCTCCAGCGCTTGTACGCATGTCTGGTGTTTATAAAACAGCTATGAACTCTACGGTCAATCTTGATGGGTGTTTAATGCTTGTTGAATTTGAAGGTGAAATTTCAACTGAACGTGCATTAGGTAAACCAAGCCAAATGACATGTGTGTACCCGGACCGTGGTGCTGTAACGTACTCTGTAACAGGTTATGTTGTTGATGCTAAGGATGGTATTGTTGGGGTTCCAGGTGTGTTTTATGAGGGGGATCCAAGTAGGCTTGCTGCTGCCTTTGCTGCAGAATTCCTTGCGGGTGTCGCTTCTCTTGTAGAAGAAAGCCAGGTTACAAGAACATCTGACCTTGAAGGTAATGAGCAAACAACAGTTACAGGAAGCCAAGTACAGGCACAGCTGGCAAGTGGTGTGAACGACTCTATTCAAACGTTAAGAGATTATTTGGTTGAACGTTTGGACCGTGTACAGTCATTTATTCGCTTAGACTCTACACGTGATATTCACATTGTTATGTTGAGTGGTATTGAACTGCGTGAAGCAGGAAACCCTTGGACACTTCTGTTTGATGGTATTGCTTTAGATACAGCAACAGAGGCTGCAGAAGCTGCAGCAAAGCAGGCCCAAGCTCAGCAAGCTTCACAACAGAATGAAAACTTTTAA
- a CDS encoding AI-2E family transporter, producing the protein MNKAITTTFFVFAAFIGALYLFSPVLTPFIAALIIAYILYPMHEKTIRYMGNSGSSLFWVFISICVFMCIPLFFLPVLGGLITDLSADNAFNLTSIELYIWEIADRLNLSLERASLMAMLENYTSFIVSFFTTVAKNIFLSLNSVVGFAMMFILTPFVLYFTLKDWPGILENAENKLPKDWRKTVRNLAGKIDYKLAGFLRGQMIVCSLLGIFYAIGLIMVGLNNGFMLGLLTGFLSFIPFVGMLLGCVTSFLVAFAQFGIESWVPYIGLAVVFSLGQILEGYVVTPKIIGDRTGLGPVAIVFALMAGGHQFGLLGMMLAVPFAIFASVLIPFVIEKWHESQ; encoded by the coding sequence ATGAACAAAGCTATTACGACAACTTTCTTTGTCTTTGCCGCATTTATTGGTGCGCTTTATCTATTTTCACCAGTGCTCACACCATTTATTGCTGCACTGATTATTGCTTACATCCTTTACCCGATGCATGAAAAAACAATTCGCTACATGGGCAACAGTGGCAGCTCGCTCTTTTGGGTTTTCATCAGCATCTGCGTGTTCATGTGCATCCCTCTTTTCTTCCTGCCAGTTCTTGGTGGGCTCATTACAGATTTAAGCGCTGATAATGCCTTTAACCTAACAAGCATTGAGCTTTATATTTGGGAAATTGCAGATCGCCTTAACTTATCACTTGAGCGTGCAAGCCTAATGGCTATGCTTGAAAACTACACATCATTTATTGTGTCATTCTTTACAACTGTCGCTAAAAACATCTTCCTGTCACTCAACAGTGTTGTTGGCTTTGCCATGATGTTTATCCTAACGCCGTTTGTTCTCTACTTTACCCTGAAAGACTGGCCAGGTATTCTTGAGAATGCTGAAAACAAGCTCCCAAAAGATTGGCGTAAAACAGTACGTAACCTTGCAGGCAAGATTGATTACAAACTTGCAGGCTTCCTGCGTGGCCAAATGATTGTATGCTCACTTCTAGGAATATTTTACGCCATTGGCCTGATCATGGTAGGCCTTAACAACGGGTTTATGCTTGGCCTACTTACAGGCTTCCTATCTTTCATTCCATTTGTTGGCATGCTGCTCGGTTGTGTAACATCTTTCCTTGTCGCTTTTGCACAGTTTGGTATTGAAAGCTGGGTGCCATACATTGGCCTTGCTGTTGTCTTCTCTCTTGGTCAAATATTAGAAGGCTACGTGGTGACACCTAAAATTATTGGAGACCGAACAGGCCTTGGCCCTGTCGCTATTGTATTTGCCCTTATGGCAGGTGGACATCAGTTTGGACTGCTGGGCATGATGCTCGCTGTCCCATTTGCAATTTTTGCCTCTGTTCTCATTCCGTTTGTGATTGAGAAATGGCACGAAAGCCAATAA
- a CDS encoding type-F conjugative transfer system secretin TraK, whose protein sequence is MRFVKVFMLSALMFVSTPSFADVIKWYGPTQTMTLGLSDTDISHIEFPEEITNITIENSDYVDVLVVEGYANRAFRMRSLLPKMATRAFLTGASGNTYIVIMTTDVPYRSFVRIEDGNRLSEIARKVSKKFNMTDLLRAMSEDAELPGVTRETHVIPNWFKGAGLSFELSEVWQTATLTGLVVHVKNDYPVPNEVNLPAISLPKTSEWGTLRKAAMENMRLAGKGKANDTGILYLMFAR, encoded by the coding sequence ATGCGTTTCGTTAAAGTTTTCATGTTGAGTGCACTTATGTTTGTGTCTACCCCATCTTTTGCAGATGTGATTAAATGGTACGGCCCAACTCAAACAATGACACTAGGACTTTCTGATACAGATATCTCGCACATTGAGTTTCCTGAAGAAATTACAAACATCACAATTGAAAATAGTGACTATGTAGATGTTCTTGTTGTTGAGGGGTATGCAAACCGTGCGTTTCGTATGCGTTCACTCCTCCCCAAGATGGCAACGCGTGCCTTTCTAACAGGTGCAAGTGGTAATACTTACATTGTGATTATGACGACAGACGTTCCTTACCGCTCTTTTGTGCGTATTGAAGACGGTAACCGTTTGAGTGAGATTGCACGCAAAGTTTCTAAAAAATTCAACATGACAGATCTTCTTCGTGCCATGTCAGAAGATGCTGAGCTTCCAGGTGTAACGCGTGAAACTCATGTGATTCCAAACTGGTTTAAAGGTGCAGGCCTGAGCTTTGAGCTTTCAGAAGTGTGGCAAACAGCAACGCTTACAGGGCTTGTTGTGCATGTGAAAAACGACTATCCAGTTCCAAATGAGGTGAATCTTCCAGCCATCTCTCTACCAAAGACAAGTGAGTGGGGAACGCTGCGTAAGGCTGCTATGGAAAACATGCGCCTTGCAGGTAAAGGGAAAGCCAACGATACAGGTATTCTATATTTGATGTTTGCACGATAG
- a CDS encoding PhoH family protein: MHNEEQRLFFKDDNGQYRGQDKQLLRIKVKDGDYIHPKNDGQAELIARLDLGLALNIAEGDAGTGKTFIMFAHALSKELARQETFGKKAHGEKKKFFLVRPLLEVEEKIGHLPGTIAEKLSPSFQPFFDVLHYFFGDQIQEAKAILGRYIITAGGIEFEISPLAFIRGRNIRNAYMFLDEAQNATVRQMDAFQTRAAEGTQIFVTGDTRQCDLPRGVESGLADLLDILEHAPEATGPEDDIVRVRLTEVERAPIVKRYVAARRARDKAKELP; encoded by the coding sequence ATGCACAACGAAGAACAGCGCCTTTTCTTTAAGGATGACAACGGTCAATATCGTGGCCAAGACAAACAACTTCTGCGCATCAAAGTGAAAGATGGTGATTACATCCATCCCAAAAATGATGGTCAGGCAGAGCTGATTGCAAGGCTTGATTTGGGACTTGCTCTCAATATCGCAGAAGGTGACGCAGGTACAGGTAAAACCTTTATCATGTTCGCTCATGCGTTGTCCAAAGAACTGGCGCGTCAAGAAACTTTTGGCAAAAAGGCCCATGGTGAGAAGAAGAAATTCTTCTTGGTTCGTCCGCTTCTTGAAGTGGAAGAAAAAATTGGCCACTTGCCTGGCACGATTGCTGAAAAGCTGTCGCCATCGTTCCAGCCTTTCTTCGATGTTTTGCATTACTTCTTCGGTGATCAAATTCAAGAAGCAAAGGCGATTCTTGGTCGCTATATCATCACTGCTGGTGGTATTGAGTTTGAAATTTCGCCCTTGGCCTTTATTCGTGGCCGGAACATTCGCAACGCGTATATGTTCTTGGACGAAGCTCAAAACGCAACCGTACGTCAGATGGATGCTTTCCAGACGCGTGCAGCAGAAGGAACGCAAATCTTTGTGACTGGTGACACACGTCAGTGTGACTTGCCTCGTGGTGTAGAATCTGGTCTGGCAGATTTGCTGGATATCTTGGAACATGCGCCTGAAGCAACAGGGCCCGAAGACGATATTGTACGTGTTCGGCTCACTGAAGTTGAACGTGCACCTATTGTGAAACGCTATGTTGCTGCCCGTCGGGCACGTGACAAGGCAAAAGAGCTCCCTTAA
- a CDS encoding transglycosylase SLT domain-containing protein, with product MKLVQKTTIFLALVLTVVSPKAFSYDSAVAYQAWYVLHQMEKQASIPRGLLMAMSLVETGQAMEGSILPWPYTINANTKTLYVTQQDLKKKLPYMERAGVRSVSLSWRGSEAKKYKLDEIENVIADLPKEKPLKAKIHSFSKRYQTKNEAANVARSLISLGHNNFDAGLLQVNWMYHGENFKQVDHVFDPSKNVTYAVNYLRKHKKDRDWWRSVGRYHSGTEKHAKRYIENVWEMYQKVHRLPSV from the coding sequence ATGAAACTGGTACAAAAAACAACGATTTTTCTAGCTTTAGTACTAACAGTGGTTAGTCCAAAGGCGTTTAGTTACGATAGTGCTGTTGCTTACCAAGCTTGGTATGTTCTCCATCAAATGGAAAAACAAGCTTCTATTCCACGCGGCCTTTTAATGGCTATGAGCCTTGTAGAAACAGGGCAAGCAATGGAAGGGAGCATTCTTCCTTGGCCTTACACAATTAATGCAAATACAAAAACTCTTTACGTCACTCAGCAAGATCTTAAAAAGAAACTTCCATACATGGAACGTGCTGGCGTGCGCTCAGTAAGTTTATCTTGGAGAGGTTCTGAGGCTAAGAAGTATAAGCTAGATGAAATTGAAAATGTTATTGCAGATCTTCCGAAAGAAAAGCCTTTAAAAGCTAAAATACATTCCTTTAGTAAACGTTATCAAACGAAGAACGAAGCTGCAAACGTGGCGAGAAGTCTCATTTCTTTAGGACATAATAACTTTGATGCTGGCCTTTTACAGGTAAACTGGATGTACCATGGTGAAAACTTTAAACAAGTCGACCATGTCTTTGACCCTTCTAAAAATGTGACTTATGCCGTGAACTATCTTAGAAAGCATAAAAAAGATCGTGACTGGTGGCGTAGTGTTGGTCGTTACCATTCTGGTACAGAAAAGCACGCAAAGCGCTATATTGAAAACGTTTGGGAAATGTACCAAAAGGTGCATAGGCTTCCGAGCGTGTAG
- a CDS encoding PD-(D/E)XK nuclease family protein, which produces MASVLAEHLVEKAYYIKGSDEPERSGHGECLHYVFEHYIKALRANPRLNRKNASKKAQNALERFFKHENAKGFLTLHKSTQRSDMWTVKEIKRWAMKCLEKLIKWFKKNQIVWIEEEMSLSFEVDNDDGTVTGYNLGRPDLVGYSAKTGRYIVMDYKTSQKSLSERLSSSVVHQLLKHALGLHLYFKKQKPVKHLLEVETVALFFTVSKKKPDFKPRFHQVHNPFELFRRKGQSWRRRQRRYKPLVKNFSKARYVPAKR; this is translated from the coding sequence ATGGCATCTGTACTTGCAGAGCATTTGGTTGAGAAGGCCTATTACATTAAAGGCAGTGACGAGCCTGAACGTAGTGGGCATGGAGAATGTCTACATTACGTTTTTGAACACTACATCAAAGCTCTGAGAGCAAACCCTCGCCTTAACCGCAAAAATGCCTCTAAAAAGGCTCAAAATGCGCTTGAGAGGTTTTTTAAACATGAAAATGCAAAAGGGTTCCTTACGCTTCATAAAAGTACTCAGCGTTCTGATATGTGGACAGTGAAGGAAATTAAGCGTTGGGCGATGAAATGTCTGGAGAAACTCATCAAATGGTTTAAGAAGAACCAGATTGTTTGGATTGAAGAAGAGATGTCTCTCTCTTTTGAGGTCGATAATGATGATGGTACGGTAACTGGTTATAACCTTGGACGCCCCGACCTTGTGGGGTATAGCGCAAAAACTGGTAGATATATTGTGATGGATTATAAAACCTCGCAAAAATCTCTCAGTGAGCGTCTGAGCTCAAGTGTTGTGCACCAATTGCTTAAGCATGCGTTGGGGCTTCATCTGTATTTTAAAAAGCAAAAACCTGTTAAACACCTTCTTGAGGTAGAGACGGTTGCTCTGTTTTTTACAGTCAGCAAAAAGAAGCCTGACTTCAAACCGCGTTTCCATCAGGTTCATAACCCGTTTGAATTGTTTCGCCGTAAAGGGCAAAGCTGGCGGCGCCGTCAACGGCGCTATAAACCGCTCGTCAAAAATTTCTCGAAGGCACGTTATGTGCCAGCCAAGCGATAA
- a CDS encoding SURF1 family protein gives MRFYVGLVLSFIVFATAEYTVVNLGVWQWNRMHEKDAQRQAYEDALKGDYKPFDGRFTEFTPVRVAGQWSKEPEKYLANIRSETGMRRGYRVVKAFQISPVRDVLVDVGWVSELPQTPLMPSGEAAVLRGIIQNYPERKGWISGPTEGGEEGTLLFFDPLAVEQSQGVVREPVYVQLTQNAHADIYAFHTPFPDSSQHLEYMLTWFIIATIWPLMYIFAVMNAFSRGRRGRQQVSQASS, from the coding sequence ATGCGTTTTTACGTGGGTCTTGTATTATCATTTATTGTTTTTGCGACTGCTGAATATACCGTGGTTAACTTGGGTGTATGGCAATGGAACCGTATGCATGAAAAAGATGCGCAAAGGCAAGCTTATGAAGATGCCTTGAAAGGGGATTATAAACCTTTTGATGGTCGCTTTACTGAGTTCACACCTGTACGTGTTGCTGGCCAGTGGTCAAAAGAGCCGGAAAAGTACCTTGCTAATATTCGCAGCGAAACAGGTATGCGCCGTGGTTACCGTGTGGTGAAAGCTTTTCAAATTTCTCCAGTGCGCGATGTGTTGGTTGATGTGGGTTGGGTCTCTGAACTGCCTCAAACACCTCTTATGCCATCTGGTGAAGCGGCTGTTCTGCGAGGTATTATTCAAAATTATCCTGAGCGCAAAGGGTGGATCTCTGGCCCAACAGAAGGGGGTGAAGAGGGGACACTTCTTTTCTTTGATCCATTAGCTGTAGAGCAAAGTCAGGGTGTGGTGAGGGAGCCTGTTTATGTGCAATTGACGCAAAATGCGCATGCAGATATTTATGCCTTTCATACGCCGTTTCCAGATAGTTCACAGCACTTAGAATATATGCTGACATGGTTTATCATCGCGACCATTTGGCCACTTATGTATATTTTTGCCGTTATGAACGCTTTCTCGAGAGGGCGGCGCGGACGTCAGCAGGTGTCGCAAGCTTCGTCATAA
- a CDS encoding ATP-dependent helicase translates to MLKLSPQQKQAATHQGHSLVLGSAGTGKTTVLCEKVKQLLDRDIEGRDICVVLFTYRACLHVEVALREYLGERAEHVTVVTLRDLCLETLKDVELEDAVADGQDMRRILRYAMRSVEFAGTVKEAEHIIRKFYGQMEEPQENERHANLFTAYQNYMKQYGFIDRFALIRKSLALLESSEASKVPYQHIIVPHVHEATPVQLMWLLKHHDSAELTCFADDNQHLFVHDGAIGGGVVKLLQEEHGFPLFHLETNYVQDQGIGRAAENFVAGAKGYVRKKIQFSRSGKGQLQTRIYKSYADEVSALMSTIHEILSKDDSQKIAILTRHDREAQRIERVLRTKGYGAHMASRATPIWEFPGAILVLDLLDLLFDQAKPQQLMNILTSFGISHSLTQILFREGLVSEKWLAEGAPIPKGLDLPKNVFSELQLVRSRLTKPYEILVKQQAPSRDVFKSIVFDLLQSLGEEAKRDALIATEFVLSFEGKVKDLPSVARKTFSDFSKDKPVVVSPVHTSQGLVCDVVIIPFVSEGMFPFTGYTSIGKDMHHDRRLMYQAITRSKHQIILSCHGEPSPFMDELKALFSQVSH, encoded by the coding sequence ATGCTGAAACTTTCTCCACAACAAAAACAAGCTGCAACTCATCAAGGTCATAGCCTTGTTTTGGGTTCTGCGGGAACAGGTAAAACAACTGTTCTTTGTGAAAAGGTGAAACAGCTTTTAGATCGTGATATTGAAGGTCGCGATATTTGTGTGGTTCTTTTTACTTATAGAGCTTGTTTACATGTTGAGGTGGCCCTGCGTGAATACCTTGGTGAGCGTGCAGAGCACGTTACTGTTGTCACGCTAAGAGATCTTTGTCTTGAAACTTTAAAAGATGTAGAGCTTGAGGATGCTGTGGCAGATGGCCAAGATATGCGACGTATCTTGCGTTATGCAATGCGCTCTGTAGAGTTTGCGGGCACAGTAAAAGAAGCAGAGCATATTATTCGTAAGTTTTACGGCCAAATGGAAGAGCCGCAAGAGAATGAACGTCACGCAAATTTATTTACAGCTTATCAAAACTATATGAAGCAATATGGCTTTATTGATCGTTTTGCTTTGATTCGCAAATCTTTGGCTTTGTTAGAGTCAAGTGAGGCCTCTAAAGTTCCTTATCAGCATATTATTGTCCCTCATGTACATGAGGCAACTCCTGTGCAGCTGATGTGGCTTCTTAAGCATCATGATAGTGCAGAGCTCACTTGTTTTGCAGATGATAATCAGCACTTGTTTGTACATGATGGTGCAATAGGTGGCGGTGTTGTGAAGCTTTTACAGGAAGAGCATGGTTTTCCATTGTTCCACCTTGAGACGAATTATGTTCAAGATCAGGGCATTGGGCGGGCGGCTGAAAATTTTGTTGCAGGCGCTAAAGGGTATGTGAGAAAGAAAATACAGTTCTCTCGTTCAGGAAAAGGGCAGCTTCAAACGCGTATATATAAAAGCTATGCAGATGAAGTTTCTGCTCTGATGAGTACGATTCATGAAATTCTTTCAAAAGATGACTCACAAAAAATTGCTATTTTAACGCGTCATGATAGAGAGGCTCAGCGTATTGAGCGCGTGCTTCGTACAAAGGGCTATGGAGCGCATATGGCCTCTCGTGCAACACCTATTTGGGAGTTCCCTGGGGCTATTCTTGTACTAGATCTTCTTGATCTTCTGTTTGATCAAGCAAAGCCACAGCAACTCATGAATATTCTTACATCGTTTGGTATTAGCCACTCATTAACGCAAATCCTGTTTAGAGAAGGGCTTGTGTCTGAGAAATGGCTTGCAGAGGGTGCGCCAATCCCGAAAGGGTTAGACCTTCCTAAAAATGTCTTCTCTGAGCTTCAGCTTGTAAGGTCTAGATTAACGAAGCCGTATGAAATTCTTGTGAAGCAGCAAGCACCTTCACGTGATGTGTTTAAATCAATTGTTTTTGACCTTCTGCAAAGTTTGGGCGAGGAGGCTAAGAGAGATGCCCTTATTGCGACCGAGTTTGTTCTATCGTTTGAGGGTAAGGTTAAAGACCTGCCATCTGTCGCGAGAAAAACCTTTAGTGATTTCAGTAAAGATAAGCCAGTGGTGGTATCACCTGTTCATACAAGTCAGGGCCTTGTCTGTGATGTTGTAATCATTCCGTTTGTCTCTGAGGGCATGTTCCCGTTCACAGGCTATACATCCATTGGTAAAGATATGCACCATGACCGTCGTTTGATGTATCAAGCCATCACGCGTTCAAAACATCAAATTATCCTCTCTTGCCATGGCGAGCCTTCACCATTTATGGATGAGTTAAAAGCGCTCTTTTCTCAAGTAAGCCATTAA